The DNA sequence ttattattattatgcaaaaaaatatattatttctccAAATATAGAAAAGTTATTTTGCACCAAAATCTATACagtaattttattcatataacTTGTGTAGTTATTTTGATTTCCGTGAGATGTTTTTATGTTAAGTGGAGTGTTTGTAGTTAggtaaaaaagaatattttcccTAGTAAAAAAGAGtaagttatctttttaatttatgaacttttattttttttaattcctgaaTTTTTAAGTCTGTTTTTGTAGTTGGTTaactgttttttctttcttacttgtagtcttttaattttttttattcattttttattattacaaaaattaggAGGAATAGATGACCCTCCGGTCCAAGGCAGAAAAATCCTTGAGGCTTAAAAAAGGCTTACTATCTTGCTCCACTTAACCAATTCTTTgaggttaatttttttcattcttacttttaattttttttaaggaattatattaaatttgataaatatggtTAATTAAGTCATTAAATTCGATtagatataatttaaaacaactataaaatttatatttctatcAATGACTCACCTTAGTTCaagtttattttacataaatatatagatttacattgaaataaaatattagaaacaATGGAGGATGCAATCATGAATATGTGTCAATTGTACCcacaataatttctttttacttaaacatctttaataaaaaaaaagaatttgccccataaaaaaataggtattatCCTACAAgacaattgttttttaaatgaaggtaaaaaaattataagagatgaaagaaaaaaaatactttgaaaatattatacagggtagttataatttatagaaacttaagtattttagaattatttttcatgaaaatatgtattttataaaaaaaaagttatatttttttctataaattaaaaaagtaaactaatgtcaatacataataatttattcattcatttctatccttaattttaattaaaataatacaatataaattattttaaatttaacttcatatttataaaatcattcattttaattattatttcctgaaatatattttaaattaattaattgaacgaAATTAGCATAAGTAGTAATGcaatatttaatattacttcttattaataaaattatcaagattaataattaattattaatgatttataataaataacattaattgagaaatttaataattcattaattagatccattaaatttaaatatagtgAATCAACAATTATTGTAAAGTAGAAGTTCAACTAATATTTGGTCAAGTCCCAattcctatatatataaatataaatagataaCTATAGATGTTTCCCTTCTTTCTCTACACTTTGATCCGTACCATTTGGTTGCATGGCTTCCAAACCTGGCACTGTAGAAGAGATCTTCAAGGACTATAGCGCCCGAAGAATCGCTATTATCCGTGCACTCACTCATGGTACGTActattcttctctctctcttgcttttcacCCTTGCTTCTCTAAGTTCTTCATTTTTCctgcattcttttttttttctcagatGTTGATAAACTTTACGGGCTCTGTGATCCAGGTGAAgggttttttttatctattttttcgttaatttttagtttgattTCCGTTAAATGTACAAaaatggacttttttttttgttggaattcattttgttttgcacatttgtattttttttttccctctgaGGTGTGTGAATGCTTGCTGGACTTAATAAGGTAGAGTTTATATGGAACAAATGAGGAAAACAAAATGGATGTGCAgtaatgaggaaaaaaaaaagagagttcATGCATGGTTCTTGTGCAATTTAGTTATCCTGGAAATGTCAAATAATATCATTGAGTTTGCTCTATGTTTTCTGTTTCGGATACTAAAGGGTCACATCAATGCTCACTTTGCTAGGTTTTAATTTCACTTTACTCCCTCTGCTATctgttataaataaaaaaagacatactttacctttattaaaaaaataagttaatttcgttaaattatgctatttttaataaaaaataatttttttcttaaattatcttTCATTGTAACTTGatatcaaacttaaaaaaattaaatttggatcatgaaagatatttttagaaatgatatcattaaataaaatatagataattgaaatttatttatatatgaaaacaaaaaaataaaaaaaattgttgtttatATTTGAGAACAGAGAAAGTTATAGAGATTATTTATTTGTCTGACTATGTAATGATTGAACATATTATGTTGTGTCCTTCCATTAAATTTGAAGACTTATGGGTGTTTCTTTAAGGAAAGGAGAATTTGTGCCTCTATGGACATCCGAATAAGGCTTGGGAAGTAACTCTGCCATCAGAGGAAGTTCCACCAGAGCTCCCTGAGCCAACTCTTGGAATCAATTTTGCTAGGGATGATGTGAGTCGCAGGGATTGGATTTCTTTGGTTGCTGTGCATAGTGATTCGTGGTTGCTTTCTCTGGCCTTTTACCTTGGAATTCGTCTTAACCACAATGAAAGGTATTATCTTAATTACTTTGATGGAGAtgcatatattttgtaataattagaGTTTATTGCGGTTCTCTATTCATTAAGGACATCATTATGCACCctagtcatttttttattgttgtaacCCTCCGGTTTATCATGGAAAATTGACTCTAACTAATCCAAAGTTGGTtcaaaaggtaaataaaatCTAACTAGAAGTTATTTCTGTGAAAGATCGAACTTAGTTTAACTTAAAAGCTGTGTTATAATTTGTGTTAGTTCTCAACGGTTATCTAAATCATTATGATAGGAGAAGTGTAAAAAGAAATTTCATTTGTTTCTGACCTTGGATATTGTTTCCAGCCTTAGATCAACGATGTTTGTGTCTTTAAATTAACTATGACTTTGGTTATTACTACGAATTATGAATGTCTTGAATTTTGACTAGTTTTGATTTTTGAGCATTTGTAAGTGTTTTGTATAAattagttatattattttttgttatatagcGAGTACTTGACAATCTGCTATCTTGGATTGAATACCATTGTTTTTGCTTCAACTAGAAATTTCTGGAATCGCCAATTAGAAGAGATGTCaatatataaatcttatatTGAATTTCTTTATTATAGAATCTTGCTTAACATCTCCAACAACTAGGCATATGGTTCCTTCTATTTATGGTTTCCTTGATTCTTTATGACAGAAAACGCTTATTTGGTTTGATCAACATTCTTCCCACCATTTTTCAAGTTGTGACCGACAATAAACCAATTAAGGACAATCCTACTATGGATAGTGGAAGCAAATTTCGGGGAAACACCGAGGTTAGTGTTTTCCTTTATCTAGTGATATTAGATAGTTCAATGCTAAAGTTTCATagaataaaagtaataattaaagtGAACATATCAatgtcattatttaaaaaaaaaaaaagtatgatggTTTTTGTTTGACAAACAAAACCAAAGGTAGTAGCTGTTCGAAATGAgcatattcaaatattttgtgGAAGTTGTGGTGGAAATTACAACAAAGATGAATTTTGGATCGGCTGTGATATTTGTGAGTGGTGGTACCATGGAAAGTGTATTATGATGACCCCTACAAAGGGTGAGACCCTAAAGCACTATAAATGTGCATCATGCAGCTTAAGGAGAGGCAGGTTATAGACCGAAGGTAATGGAATGGATTTATTTGAGGCAAGTGTTATTGTGTGGCAGACAAG is a window from the Glycine max cultivar Williams 82 chromosome 2, Glycine_max_v4.0, whole genome shotgun sequence genome containing:
- the LOC100817101 gene encoding PHD finger protein ALFIN-LIKE 2, with the protein product MASKPGTVEEIFKDYSARRIAIIRALTHDVDKLYGLCDPGKENLCLYGHPNKAWEVTLPSEEVPPELPEPTLGINFARDDVSRRDWISLVAVHSDSWLLSLAFYLGIRLNHNERKRLFGLINILPTIFQVVTDNKPIKDNPTMDSGSKFRGNTEVVAVRNEHIQIFCGSCGGNYNKDEFWIGCDICEWWYHGKCIMMTPTKGETLKHYKCASCSLRRGRL